CTGGTGGAAAACAGCTTGGATGCAGGGGCAACTCGCATTGATATCGATATTGAGAAAGGTGGCGCGAAACTTATTCGCATCCGCGATAACGGCTGTGGAATCAATAAAGATGAGCTTGCTTTGGCACTGGCTCGCCATGCGACCAGCAAAATTGCGACCCTTGATGATTTAGAGGCGATTATCAGCCTCGGGTTTCGTGGTGAAGCGCTGGCCAGTATCAGCTCGGTTTCTCGTTTAACGCTGACCTCCCGTATCGCAGAACAAAATGAAGCTTGGCAAGCCTACGCAGAAGGCCGGGATATGGAGGTTGCGCTAAAACCAGCCGCCCATCCTGTAGGGACTACGCTTGAAGTCCTCGATCTTTTTTATAATACGCCCGCACGCCGCAAATTTTTACGCACTGAAAAAACAGAATTCAACCATATTGACGAAATTATTCGTCGTATTGCACTGGCGCGTTTTGATGTCAGTATTAACCTGCAGCACAATGGCAAAATGGTGCGTCAATATCGGGCAATAAAAGAGAATGAGCCACGTGAACGCAGGTTGGGCAGCATTTGTGGTACCCAGTTCTTACAACATGCATTAGCCATATCATGGCAGCACGGCGACCTGAAAATTGACGGATGGGTTGTCGACCCGGTTGGCGCTCGGGCACTGACCGATATGCAATATTGTTATGTTAATGGCCGTATGATGCGGGATCGTTTATTGAACCATGCGATACGTCAGGCATATCAGACTCAGTTGGCAGATGATCAGGCTCCTGCCTATGTTTTATATCTGGAAGTTGACCCGCATCAGGTGGATGTTAACGTTCATCCCGCTAAACATGAAGTTAGGTTCCATCAATCCCGACTGGTGCATGATTTTATCTATCAGGCCGTTGTGACGGTTTTACAGCAGTCAGGTGCTCCGGTTTTGCCGCTCAATGATGGTCCCGCCGAGGATGGGCGAGAAATCCACTGGCAGCCAGAGAATCGCTCCTCTGCCGGAGAGAATCAATTTAACCGTCCGGCAAGCGATCGCGTTTCACAGAATGAAGCTAAACGTTCATCGGTGGATAAGCCTTCTGCGGGGCATGGTGACGGGAGTGGGGGGGCGGCTTATACTCCGGGAGCGACGCGCGCTCCTACGCTGGTGGCGCGCGAGAATGAGCTTTATCGTCGCTTGTTGCAAACCGATATTACCTCTGATGGCAACGTATCTGACGCGGGTTCTGGCCCGGCTAAACCGTCACTGTTTCCGGAAAAAAGTGAGCCACTACCTGATGTGACGACGGTACTGAAAACGCCACAGTTTTCTTCTCGTCCACAATCAACATCACCGATTCCTGCTTCCATGCTGGATAAAGGGGCTACTCATAGCTTTGGAAGAGTGCTGTCAATATGGCAATCCTGTCATGCTATCGTCGAACGAGGCACGGTACTGGCTTTACTGTCACTGCCGGTAGCCGAGCATTATTTGCGACAGTCTCAGCTACTTCCATCGTCCGAACCGCTTAAACCACAGCCTCTGCTGATTCCACTGGCACTAACCGTCGGTGATAAAGAGAAGCAGGGAATGACCAATCATAAAGTATTACTGAATTATTTTGGTATCGATCTGTCTCTTGAACGTAATCGTCTTCAGGTTCATGGCGTGCCTTTGCCGCTACGCCAACAGAATTTGCAACAGTTGCTGCCAGCGTTGTTAGGTTATCTGGGGGAAAATGAGGCGGTAGATAAGCAAATGTTAACGCACTGGCTGGCGGATAAACTCACCAGTGAGAATACCCAGTGGACGCAGGCCCATGCGATACAGTTATTGGCCGATCTGGAACGGTTGTGCCCCGCGTTGATTGCTAATCCTCCGACAAATATGTTGCAACCGATTAACTTGCTGTCCGCCCTAGAGGCCTTACAGGGTGAATAGTGATATGAATATATTACCTACAGCGCTCTTTCTAATGGGGCCAACGGCGTCGGGAAAAACCGCTTTAGCAGCAGAGCTTTACAGACATTTACCCGTCGAAGTCGTCAGCGTTGACTCAGCGTTGATATATCGTGGTATGGATATTGGCACTGCCAAACCGACCCGACAAGAGCTGGGTGAGACACCACATCGGTTGATTGATATTCGCGATCCATCGGAAGCTTATTCCGCAGCAGATTTTCGTGCTGATGCGTTAAAAGAGATGGCTGATATTGTTAGTCGCGGACGTATTCCCCTGTTGGTTGGTGGAACGATGTTGTATTTTAAGGCACTGTTGGAAGGATTATCGCCTTTGCCCTCTGCCGATCCTGAAGTGCGTGAACGCATAGAAAGTGAAGCGGTACAACTGGGGTGGGCGAGTTTGCACCAACGATTACAACAGATTGATCCGATAGCGGCAGCCAGAATACATCAAAATGACCCGCAACGATTAAGTCGAGCACTGGAAGTTTTTTACATTTCAGGTAAAACTTTAACAGAGTTAACGCAAATTGCTGGTGAAACGTTACCATATCGTGTACACCAATTTGCTATAGCACCCGCATCCCGTGAATTGCTACATCAGAGAATTGAAGCACGTTTTCATCAGATGATTGCGGTGGGTTTTGAAGATGAAGTCCGACAATTAATGTTGCGTGGCGACTTACATACTGACCTTCCCTCCATGCGCTGCGTGGGTTACAGGCAGATGTGGATGTACCTGAATGGAGAGATAGACCACGACGAAATGGTCTATCGGGGAATTTGCGCAACTCGACAACTTTCTAAACGGCAAATGACATGGTTGCGGGGTTGGGAAAGCGTTGATTGGTTGGATAGTGAGCAACTGAAAAATGCGATGGAAAGAGTTATACGTGCTATTAGTGTATAGGCTAATGATTGTGTACAATTAATAGGTTATATACTTTAATGTACTCAATGGCTTTATTTTGTACGAAATGTATCATTTTTATGCAGTTTATTTTAGGGCCTCTGGCTCTTGGTAACAAACAACAAATACATACAAAGAGATAAGGAAAAGAAAAATGGCTAAGGGGCAATCTTTACAAGACCCGTTTTTAAACGCACTTCGGCGTGAACGTGTTCCAGTTTCTATTTATCTGGTAAACGGTATTAAGTTACAAGGCCAAATCGAATCTTTCGATCAATTCGTTATCCTGTTGAAAAATACGGTTAGCCAAATGGTATATAAGCACGCTATCTCCACTGTGGTTCCTTCTCGTCCAGTTTCGCATCATAGTAATGCACCAACTGGAAGTGTGGGTAACTACCAAGGTGGTATGCCATCACAACAGGAAGATGATGTATCTGAATAAGTTACTCAGTTATTTCTTTTTGAGGAGTCATGCACTTGTTTGACCGATATGAGGCTGGTGAGCAAGCGGTACTGGTGCATGTTTATTTCTCCCAGGAAAAAGATACGGAAGATCTCAGTGAGTTTGAATCTCTGGTTTCTTCTGCGGGAGTGGAGGCGTTGCTGGTCGTTACCGGTAGCCGTAAAGCCCCACAAGCCAAATACTTTGTTGGCGAAGGTAAAGCGCAGGAAATTGCTGATGCTGTACGGGCCTCAGGGGCTTCGGTAGTGCTGTTTAACCACTCCCTTTCACCTGCTCAGGAACGTAACCTTGAGCGGCTTTGTGAGTGTCGGGTAATTGACCGTACCGGGTTGATTCTCGATATTTTTGCTCAACGGGCAAGAACGCATGAAGGTAAGTTGCAGGTTGAGTTGGCGCAGTTACGCCATTTGGCAACCCGCTTAGTCCGTGGCTGGACTCACCTTGAGCGTCAAAAAGGTGGGATAGGCTTACGTGGCCCGGGGGAAACGCAGTTAGAAACTGACCGTCGTTTGCTTCGAGACCGGATACGCCAGATTCTTGCTCGACTTGAAAAAGTTGAAAAGCAGCGTGAGCAAGGAAGGCGGGCTCGCATGCGAGCCGATATTCCAACCGTATCGCTGGTGGGCTATACCAACGCAGGGAAATCTACCCTTTTCAATCGTATTACGACTGCCGGTGTTTATGCAGCCGATCAGCTATTTGCGACACTGGATCCAACCTTACGCCGTATTGAGGTGGATGATGTAGGCGCAACCGTTTTGGCTGATACCGTTGGTTTTATTCGCCATTTGCCCCACGATTTAGTGGCAGCGTTTAAAGCAACTCTGCAGGAAACACGTCAGGCTTCTTTATTGTTGCATGTGATTGATGCAGCAGATAGTCGGGTCGATGAGAATATTGAAGCGGTCAATGAAGTTTTAACTGAAATTGAAGCCCATGAAATACCGGTTCTGCTGGTAATGAATAAGATTGATATGCTGGAGGATTTTGCTCCGCGTATTGATAGAGATGAAAACAATTTACCCGTCCGGGTTTGGCTTTCTGCCGAGTCTGGTGATGGTATTGAATTATTGTTCCGTGCATTGACGGAACGTCTTTCCGGTGAGATTGCGCAATACAAACTGAGATTGCCTGTAGAACAGGGTCGGTTACGCAGTCGTTTTTATCAACTTCAGGCCATTGTTAAAGAGTGGATTGAAGAGGATGGAAGCATCGGTTTGGTGATTAGGATGCCAATTGTTGACTGGCGTCGCCTTTGTAAACAAGAGCAGGCTCTGGAAAACTTTATTGTTGAATGAGACCTGTTAGATTGTGCCCGATAAAACGATCGTAAATGAGTGGAGCAAAAACATGGCGTGGAATCAGCCCGGTAATAATGGCCAGGACCGCGATCCGTGGGGGAGTGGTAACAACAACCCCGGGGGCAACAACAGCGGTGGATCGAATAAAGGTCGCGGTCAGCAGTCGCTGAATCTGGACAATATTTTTAGTAAATTAGGTGGGTTACTGGGTAAATCCGGTAGCGGTGGTGGTAATAGCAGCAATTCTGGCGCACCGGTTATCGGTGGTCGTCTGTTCAGCATTCTTGCTGTCGTTGTCGTTATTATCTGGGCCGCGACTGGTTTCTATACCATTAAAGAAGGTGAACTGGGTGTAATCACCCGTTTTGGTCAGGTGCAACCAACCATGGTTGGGCCTGGTCTGAACTGGAAACCAACGTTTATCGACTCAGTTAAGCCTGTAAATACCAAGGCGGTTCGTGGGTTGGCGGCATCAGGCATTATGCTGACTTCTGACGAAAACGTAGTACGTGCCGAGATGAACGTACAGTATCAGGTTTCCGATCCGATTAAATATTTGTACCGCGTGACTGATGCTGATGACAGCTTGAGTCAGGCAACCGACAGCGCATTGCGTTCTGTTATTGGTAAGTACACCATGGACCGTATTCTGACTCAGGGTCGTACCATTGTTCGTGATGACACCAAACAAGAGCTGGAAAAAACCATTCAGATTTATGATATGGGTCTGAAAGTGCTGGACGTTAACTTCCAGGCAGCGCGCCCGCCGGAAGAGGTAAAAGCCGCGTTTGATGATGTGATTAACGCTCGTGAAGATGAACAGCGTTATATCCGTGAGGCGGAAGCCTATGCTAACGCAGCACAGCCAATCGCTAACGGTAAAGCTCAGCGTCTGATTGAAGATGCAAAAGCTTATGAGGCCCGTACCGTACTGGAAGCAGAAGGTGAAGTCTCTCGTTTTGCCAAGCTATTACCTGAATATAAGGCCGCCCCGGATATCACCCGTGAACGTCTGTATATTGAAACCATGGAAAAAGTATTGGGTAAAACCAACAAAGTATTGGTGGATGATAAGAGTAATAACCTGATGGTTTTACCGCTAGACCAACTGATGCGTGGTAAAGGCGGCGCAGTACAACAACCTGTAGCTCCACAGGCAAGTACTGAAACGCCACCTGAAGCACCTCAGGCAGTTACGGTGACTGACAGTAAGCCAGAAACGACGAAGCGTTCAACGGCATCACAAAGCACCAATAAAGTTACGCAAGAGCGTAACGATGCTTACAACGAGCGTCTTAATTCATTTGGCTTAGGAAGAGGATAATCACCGATGCGTAAATTACTTATTCCTATTATCGTTATTGTTATTGTCGGTATCTTTACTTCCCTGTTCGTGGTGGAGGAAGGGAGCCGCGGTATCGTGCTGCGTTTCGGTAAAGTGTTACGTGATTCTCAGGATAATCCAAAGGTTTACCAACCCGGTCTGCATTTTAAAATGCCTCTGATTGACTCGGTAAAACTGCTGGATGCGCGTATTCAAACGATGAACAATCAGGCCGATCGCTTTGTAACCAAAGAGACCAAAGACCTGATCGTTGACTCATACGTTAAGTGGAAAATCATTGATTTCAGCCGCTACTATCTGGCAACGGGTGATGGTAACCGTGCCAATGCGGAGCGTATTCTGAATAGTAAGCTGAGTGACCGCTTACGTTCTGAAATTGGTCAGCGTGATATTAAAGATTTGGTAACTGACTCTCGTGGTCAATTAATGCAAGACGTTCGTAATGCATTAAACAACGGATATGAAGATAAGCCATCTGAAGTTGCGCCAGCGGCTACTCAAGCTTCTGTTTCTTCGCAAGAGGAAAGAAAAGTGCCAGCAACTGCGGACACATTACCGGCAGATAATAAGTTGCCTTTAGTTAATGCTAACAGTATGGCTGAACTGGGTATTCAGGTTATCGACGTGCGAATCAAACAAATCAACCTGCCAACGGAAGTGTCGGACGCGATTTATCAGCGTATGCGCGCAGAGCGTGAAGCTGTTGCCCGCCGTCATCGTTCACAAGGTCAGGAAGAAGCTGAAAAGATCCGCGCTCTGGCTGACTATCGTGTTACCAAGACTATTGCGGAAGCAGAACGTGAAGCTCGTATGACTCGGGGTTCGGGTGATGCTATTGCGGCTAAGTTGTTTGCTGATGCTTTCAGTCAGAATCCTGACTTCTACGCTTTCATTCGTAGTTTACGTGCGTATGAGACTAGCTTTAATAGCGGCAATGATGTGATGGTACTTCGTCCGGATAGCGAGTTTTTCCGGTATATGAAGTCACCGTCGGTTGGATTGAAGCAGTAAGTTTTGTTTTTGGATTGAGAAGGGCCCGGGGGAACTCCGGGCCCTTTTTGTTGTTGGGGGGGGTATTGGGCTTTGTGCCAGTTTCGTTGCTTTAAATATTTGGTCCAGTGTAGGTTTCGCCGCCTCAGGTACTGAGCCTGACCCAGCATCGGTGTTTGCGTCGAGCAAAGGGGCGTGGGGCGAACGCCCCTCTGCACTCCCCGCGCCTGCGCAGCCGACTGTTGACCGCCGCTTTGCGGCGGCAACCTCAGTCAGCAAAAAAATGACGCACCGGCGCAGAGCCGCTCCCGACGTCGCTGCGCCTCAACCCGCATCCTTGCGGGTCGTGCTATTTTTTTGCTTCCTTCGGCAACATTCGGATGCTTTAACCTAAAAAGACAAAAGACAAAAGACAAAAGACAAAAGACAAAAGACAAAAGACAAAAGACAAAGTTTTTTTAATACTTCTCAGAAAAGCAAACTAAAGCACAAGTCGCCACCTCGAATCACTGTGGCCCATATAGGCAGTGACTAATGTACTGACACAGAACCAGTCTGCGAACGCAGCGGCGATTAAAAAGGGCGGGGGGTTGTCAGGGGTGTTCGCCCCTCAACACCCCTGACTCGACGCGTACTGCGGGGGCAAGTTGTGCTCAGTACTTGAGGCGGTGAAATGTGTACCGAACTAAAAAGAACCCATCTCAGAAAAGCACAAGTCGACACCTCGAAACACCGCAGCCCATATAGGCAGTGACTAATGTATTGACACAGAACCAGTCTGCGAACGCAGCGGTGATTAAAAAGGGCGTGGGGTTGTCAGGGGTGTTAGCCCTGTAACATCCCCTACTCGACGCGTGCTGCGGGGGCAAGTTGTGCTCAGTACTTGAGGCGGCGAAATGTGTACCGAACTAAAAAGAACCCATCTCAGAAAAGCAAACTAAAGCACAAGTCGACACCTCGAAACACCGCAGCCCATATAGGCAGTGACCAATGTACTGACACAGAACCAGTCTGCGAATGCAGCGGTGATTAAAAAGGGCGCGGGGTTGTCAGGGGTGTTCGCCCCTCAACACCCCTGACTCGACGCGTGCTGCGGGTGTAGTGGTCAAGTATTCCCGGACTCCAACTTAAGTTGTTCTGCAATCATTGGCGGTAATCCACCATTAAAAGCATGTGGTCGCCTTTGATTATAATATTCTAACAAGTAACGGCTTATATCTGATTTCGCTTGCATCAGATTGTGATAACCCGTTTCCGGAACCCATTCTGTTTTTAAACTTCTGAATAAGCGTTCTGTCGGCGCATTATCCCAACAGTTACCCCGACGACTCATACTTTGCGTTATCTGATAACGCCACAACCTTTGTCTGAAGGCCCGTGCTGTGTACTGGCAACCCTGATCTGAGTGGAGCATCACTCCTTTAGGTTTGCCACGATGTTGCCAGGCCATATCCAGAGCTTTAATCGCTAACCCTGCATCCGCTTTATCTGATAAAGCATAACCAATAACCTTTCGGGCATATAAATCAAGTACCACTGCAAGGTAAATCCAGCACCCAGACCAGATATAAGTAATGTCGCTCGTCCATACCTGATTAGGTCTGGACGGGATAAAATCACGACCCAGTATATTACTTATCTCCGGACGTTCTATTGTCACAGGCTTATAGCGATGTGAACCCGGCTGTTTACTTTGTAACTGCGCTTCTGCCATCAGTCGTCTCACTTTAAAGCGACCAATCACTATCTTTTCCTGACGCAGCATGCCAACAATAGTTCGACTACCGGCTGAGCCCCGACTCTGTTTAAAAAGACTGACAACATGCTGACGAAGCCGCCCCCGCTCCTTATTCACCGTTCTGGATTGGGTGTCATAGAAAGTCGATTTGGAGATATCAAATAATGAGCAGAGCAGCCGGGTTGAGTAACGCTCACTTAATTGGGCTGTCAGCTCATATTTTTGAATTCGTCCGACATTAAGAGAGCGGTAGCCTTTTTTAAGATTTCCTTTTCTAATTCAAGGTGTTTTATTCGTTTCTCCAGAGCCTGAATACGTTGTTGCTCCGCGGTTAAGGCTTGGGTAGTTGGAGTGGCACCTTGCTGCTCATATTTCAGTTGTCTTACCCAGCGACGCATCGCTGTTTCACCAACCCCCATTGCTCTGCAAGCTTCAGTCGTGCTATAGCCATGCTCAACAACCAGTGCAGCTGCTTCACGTTTAAACTCTGGGGTAAAATGTCGACGTTCTTTTATCATTATTCACCTCTCTTGATGGTTTGAGTTTACCACCTTAATTGGTGTCCGAGTTTATTAGACCACTACAGGGGGCAAGTTGTGCTCAGCATTTGAGACGGCAAAATGTGTACCGAACTAAAAAGAACCCATCACAGAAAAGCACAAGTCGCCACCTCGAATCACTGTGGCCCATATAGGCAGTGACTAATGTACTGACACAGAACCAGTCTGCGAATGCAGCGGTGATTAAAAAGGGCGCGGGGTTGTCAGGGGTGTTCGCCCCTCAACGCCCCTGACTACCTCAAAAACGAATCAGCTACGCTGCCTGAATCACCCCTTCCGACACTACAACATCCCGACGTTTTATCACCGCATACGTGACACCCGTTACCACCGCTCCAGAGATAATCGCTATCAGGTAACCCACGACAGGATGAACCGCACCAGGAATTAGCAGTACAAACAGGCCACCATGCGGTGCAGTTAGCTCGGCACCGAACATCATCGATAGAGCGCCAGTCAGAGCTCCGCCTGCCATACAACAAGGGATAACGCGCATTGGGTCTTTGGCTGCAAAAGGGATTGCGCCTTCAGTGATAAAGCTCAACCCCAATACCAGAGCGGCTTTACCACCATCCTGTTCATTTTTAGTAAATTTGTGAGCGGCTAACAGCGTTGCTAATCCCATGGCCAATGGTGGAACCATTCCAGCAGCCATAATCGCTGCCATAGGCGCATAAATTTTGGTGCTTAAGAGAGTAACGCCAAAAGCATAAGAGGCTTTATTGATTGGGCCTCCCATGTCGGTACACATCATGGCACCCAGAATGGCACCTAACATAACGGCGTCAGCGGTTCCTAAATCTTTCAGCCATTGGGTTAAGGCGGCCAGCACTTTTGCTACTGGCGTACCCACCACATAAATCATCACCAAACCCGTCACTAGGCTGGCGACCAGTGGAATAATCAGAATCGGTTTCAGTGCTGACAAACTTTTCGGTAGATATAGCTTGTTGCTGATAAATAGGGCGACATAGCCTGCAAGAAAGCCTGCAATAATACCACCAAGAAAACCTGCTCCAGTACTGACCGCCAACATACCACCAATCAAACCTGGCGTTAGCCCAGGGCGATCGGCAATAGAGAAGGCAATGTAACCCGCTAATACTGGAACCATCAGGGCAAAAGCAGATTTACCGCCAATATCCATCAGCGCTGCAGCCAACGTACCTTGCTGTTCAAAGGCGGTGATACCAAAAACAAACGAAAGGGCAATACAGAGCCCGCCAGCCACCACCATCGGTAGCATATAAGAAACGCCCGTCAGAAGATGACGATAAGGGCCAGCGGACTCTTTTTTATCACTGACTGTGCTATTGTTTTGTTGTTGTGGGGTGAAAATTTGCGCCTGTTGAACGGCTTTATCCAGTTCCTGATCGGTTTTCTTGAGGGCTAATCCGGTCGATGTGCGATACATCGGTTTGCCAGCAAACTTACTTAAATCTACTTCGATATCCGCAGCAACGACCACCAGATCGGCCCGTTCTATTTCTTCTGGCGTAATGGTATTGCCTGCACCAACGGAGCCGCGTGTTTCAACTTTTACCTCCCAACCGCGTTTTTTAGCTTCGACTTCGATAGCCTCTGCGGCCATAAAAGTGTGGGCAACGCCGGTAGGACAGGCGGTTATGGCGACGATTCGCTTAGTCTGGGTTGGAATACTGTGGGTTGTCTGGCTGCAGTGATAGGAATGTGCATTGTTTATCGCTTGATGAATGAATTCCTCGGGGTGGCTAATAGCGGACTGTGCGTTTCCCAGCCAGATTTTTTTATTTTCCAGTGAGTATTGTTCAGGTATGGAGTCGCCAACAATAATTGCCAGTTCGGCTTCATCCACGGTTTCTACTTGGATTAATCCGGCCTTTTCCATATTTGCAGCCAGTGTAAATTTAGCCAGATGACTGACGGCCTGACCCAGTGAATTATCTGAAAGAATTAATGTTTTCATTATGCATCCTGCCTCTAATTAAACGGTATCAAATTAACTCGCGACATCATGGCGGCTAATTCAAGTCGATTTCCTACGCCTACGCTGGTTTGGCCAACCGCCAGAGCTGCAACCGCAGTCGCTAAACGTAAGGTATGTTCACTGGATTCACGCATCAGCAAACCATAAATCAGACCGGCAACCATTGAATCACCTGCGCCAACAGTGCTGACTACTTCGCAAATTGGAGGTTTAGCCAGCCAAGCTCCAGAGTTATTAACCCATAACGCGCCTTCTGCACCGAGTGAAATAACCACATGCGCAATACCTAGCGCCCGAAGCTCATGGGCAGCATTAACGATATCGTGCATGGTGGGTAATGGGCGATTTGCCCAGATTTCCAGTTCACGGCGGTTAGGTTTGACTAACCATGGTGCGGCTTTAAGACCCGCAACCAAAGCCTCACGGCTACTGTCAAAAATGATGCAGGAACATAGACTACGTAGTCGCAGCATCCATTCAGTAAATGCATCTGGAGAAACGCCAGTCGGTAGGCTGCCGCTGACGGTGATCATATCGAATTGGCCTAGCCAAGAGAGGGAATCAGTAACGAAACGATCCCAATCTTGTGGTGGAACATCAAAACCAGAAAAATTCAGATCGGTCACTTCACTCGATTTTTCCGTTAGTTTGACGTTAATTCGAGTGCGACCGGGCACGACCATAAAGCGGTTGGCAATACCTGACTCACTGAATAGCTGCTGGAAACCATCCTGATTGTCCCGCCCGATAAAACCACCAACGGTGACATCGATCCCCAGGTTCTTCAGAACTTTGGCAACGTTTACCCCTTTTCCTGCGGCGTGTAGCCCGGTGGTTTGAATATGATTCACTTCACCTAACTCCAGCGCGGAGCAGCTTCCTACTAAGTCGTAGGCAGGATTGAGGGTAATGGTGGCGACTTTTCTGCTCATACGCCTTCCCCTAAACCAGTAGAGATAGCATTACCAATAGCGGAGAGTGCCATTTGTGCATCTTTGCCCGTGGCGGTAAAACGTAACCGATGGCCTTTTTGAACACCTAGAGAAACCAGTTTCATCATGCTGCGTCCATTGACCGGTTTACCGCTACCGTTGAGATTGGTGACGGTCACTTCGGTATTAAATTGTTTGATGGTATTAAGTAGCACCGTGCTCGGGCGAGCATGTAATCCATGCTGATTGTGGATAACAAATTCAGCACTGATGGCTTGTTCATCAGGAATGGTATCGCTGGTTAACAGCGCTAATAGTGTTGCTGTATCTGCGGTTAGCAGGCGTTCTGCTTGTTGTGCGATGAGCAGGCTACCTAAACGGTTTAGTAATGGGTTGGGTTGTCGATCGGCAACGGAGATTGTCAGTAGTAGCCCGACGGGTTCACCGTTGATGTTAAAAGCACGGGTAGGGCGGCTGATGGTTGCCGCGCTGAGCAGATTGCCCTTAAGGCTATCGCATAGCCAAATGCCTTGCCCTAAATTGACCGGAGGACGGCTGAGGATATCGGCAATAAACGGGTGGTCAACGGCATTGATTTGCTGTAATCGCCCGGCATTGAGTGCTTGTAGAGTCACTATATTATCCACATCAAGATCCAGAACGATCATTGAGGCATCAAAAAAGAATTCAGCCGATTGCTTCTCTCCCATTAACAAACTGCGAAGTTGTTCTGCCGAATCTGTGTTGGCAAGTTGGTATGCCAGACTTTCATCACTCAGTACATGCGCTAATTGACGAAGCAGTGATAGATGTTCATCCGAGCAGGCCGCAATACCAATGACAACATACGCTGTTTGGCCGTCACCCCATTCGATCCCTTGAGGAAACTGAAAAACTTGGATACCGGTATTTAACACCAGATGGCGGGTATCCGTTGTACCGTGGGGAATAGCAATGCCATTACCTAGGTAGGTTGATGTTTGCTGTTCCCGTTGTAACATGCCGTTAAGATAGCCAGAATTGACATAGCCCGATTGAGCCAATGCTGATGCAACTTGCTCAATTGCCTGCTGTTTATTAGCTGCCGATGCATTCAAATGGATATTCTGAATCGGTAATTGATACATAATTTCCCTCCTAAATAACTGAATCGTTTCAGCTTTTGATAGAAAAATAAGCACAGACTTAACTTAACTTGTTGGTTTATCTGTGCTGAATCGTTTCGTGAGAATATGTTCACTGTTCGCTATTTATGCAAGTTTTCTTTGCTATCTGATTTCATTTTTTTGACATTACGCACGTTTTTTAACTTATTGCTAACGAAAATGAGGGGGATAAATGAGGTTTGCTGACATAAAGCACACCTTATTCATTTTAGGTATTAAAAGGAAAAACCTCATGGAAGACGCTCATCAGGCAATCGATTACTTGCGCCGGAACAAAGAAATGATGATTTTTTCATCTATTCAGGTTTTTATCTGGT
Above is a window of Limnobaculum parvum DNA encoding:
- the miaA gene encoding tRNA (adenosine(37)-N6)-dimethylallyltransferase MiaA is translated as MNILPTALFLMGPTASGKTALAAELYRHLPVEVVSVDSALIYRGMDIGTAKPTRQELGETPHRLIDIRDPSEAYSAADFRADALKEMADIVSRGRIPLLVGGTMLYFKALLEGLSPLPSADPEVRERIESEAVQLGWASLHQRLQQIDPIAAARIHQNDPQRLSRALEVFYISGKTLTELTQIAGETLPYRVHQFAIAPASRELLHQRIEARFHQMIAVGFEDEVRQLMLRGDLHTDLPSMRCVGYRQMWMYLNGEIDHDEMVYRGICATRQLSKRQMTWLRGWESVDWLDSEQLKNAMERVIRAISV
- the hflX gene encoding ribosome rescue GTPase HflX — its product is MFDRYEAGEQAVLVHVYFSQEKDTEDLSEFESLVSSAGVEALLVVTGSRKAPQAKYFVGEGKAQEIADAVRASGASVVLFNHSLSPAQERNLERLCECRVIDRTGLILDIFAQRARTHEGKLQVELAQLRHLATRLVRGWTHLERQKGGIGLRGPGETQLETDRRLLRDRIRQILARLEKVEKQREQGRRARMRADIPTVSLVGYTNAGKSTLFNRITTAGVYAADQLFATLDPTLRRIEVDDVGATVLADTVGFIRHLPHDLVAAFKATLQETRQASLLLHVIDAADSRVDENIEAVNEVLTEIEAHEIPVLLVMNKIDMLEDFAPRIDRDENNLPVRVWLSAESGDGIELLFRALTERLSGEIAQYKLRLPVEQGRLRSRFYQLQAIVKEWIEEDGSIGLVIRMPIVDWRRLCKQEQALENFIVE
- the hfq gene encoding RNA chaperone Hfq, with product MAKGQSLQDPFLNALRRERVPVSIYLVNGIKLQGQIESFDQFVILLKNTVSQMVYKHAISTVVPSRPVSHHSNAPTGSVGNYQGGMPSQQEDDVSE
- the hflK gene encoding FtsH protease activity modulator HflK; translated protein: MAWNQPGNNGQDRDPWGSGNNNPGGNNSGGSNKGRGQQSLNLDNIFSKLGGLLGKSGSGGGNSSNSGAPVIGGRLFSILAVVVVIIWAATGFYTIKEGELGVITRFGQVQPTMVGPGLNWKPTFIDSVKPVNTKAVRGLAASGIMLTSDENVVRAEMNVQYQVSDPIKYLYRVTDADDSLSQATDSALRSVIGKYTMDRILTQGRTIVRDDTKQELEKTIQIYDMGLKVLDVNFQAARPPEEVKAAFDDVINAREDEQRYIREAEAYANAAQPIANGKAQRLIEDAKAYEARTVLEAEGEVSRFAKLLPEYKAAPDITRERLYIETMEKVLGKTNKVLVDDKSNNLMVLPLDQLMRGKGGAVQQPVAPQASTETPPEAPQAVTVTDSKPETTKRSTASQSTNKVTQERNDAYNERLNSFGLGRG
- the mutL gene encoding DNA mismatch repair endonuclease MutL, which codes for MPIQVLPPQLANQIAAGEVVERPASVVKELVENSLDAGATRIDIDIEKGGAKLIRIRDNGCGINKDELALALARHATSKIATLDDLEAIISLGFRGEALASISSVSRLTLTSRIAEQNEAWQAYAEGRDMEVALKPAAHPVGTTLEVLDLFYNTPARRKFLRTEKTEFNHIDEIIRRIALARFDVSINLQHNGKMVRQYRAIKENEPRERRLGSICGTQFLQHALAISWQHGDLKIDGWVVDPVGARALTDMQYCYVNGRMMRDRLLNHAIRQAYQTQLADDQAPAYVLYLEVDPHQVDVNVHPAKHEVRFHQSRLVHDFIYQAVVTVLQQSGAPVLPLNDGPAEDGREIHWQPENRSSAGENQFNRPASDRVSQNEAKRSSVDKPSAGHGDGSGGAAYTPGATRAPTLVARENELYRRLLQTDITSDGNVSDAGSGPAKPSLFPEKSEPLPDVTTVLKTPQFSSRPQSTSPIPASMLDKGATHSFGRVLSIWQSCHAIVERGTVLALLSLPVAEHYLRQSQLLPSSEPLKPQPLLIPLALTVGDKEKQGMTNHKVLLNYFGIDLSLERNRLQVHGVPLPLRQQNLQQLLPALLGYLGENEAVDKQMLTHWLADKLTSENTQWTQAHAIQLLADLERLCPALIANPPTNMLQPINLLSALEALQGE